In Carassius carassius chromosome 19, fCarCar2.1, whole genome shotgun sequence, a single genomic region encodes these proteins:
- the LOC132095508 gene encoding G-protein coupled bile acid receptor 1-like, translated as MDPLDKLSREKLIFYLTVPLSSIIIFSNLFIIIGIACNRQLHNTPNYFFLSLLVADLCTGIALPFIPRMTLNRQLDFKHCLVMYIFPNFLFLSFLFNLVMVHYERYLCIVSPLHHSQFWVHRCFPLALLTVWLPPLLYASLPAFGWNNWVEPNPNKRSDSNETFLRSTTSQNSTKEDEACSYKQVFPKAFIYLEVCGLVLPAMLSIVAMMGRVLWIARKQLQTICKLHRAVDRLQQPSDHEQQLNLRYAKCVAAVSLTFLVCWVPYIIYQLMSVTALQTGVSLQSSYLYIIMSCTGIGSMAIIPLILGLANKQYTEPISRLMLKLRNRWRGGQNNRDVIEQDV; from the coding sequence ATGGATCCGCTCGACAAGCTGAGCAGAGAGAAGTTGATCTTCTATCTGACAGTGCCGCTGTCTTCAATCATCATCTTCTCCAACCTCTTCATCATCATAGGCATCGCCTGCAACCGTCAGCTGCACAACACCCCAAATTACTTCTTCTTGAGCCTGCTAGTGGCTGACTTGTGCACTGGCATCGCCCTGCCCTTCATTCCCCGCATGACGCTCAACCGGCAGCTGGATTTCAAGCACTGCTTGGTGATGTACATCTTCCCCAACTTTCTGTTCCTGTCATTCCTCTTCAATCTGGTGATGGTGCATTACGAACGCTACCTGTGCATCGTCAGCCCACTCCACCACAGCCAGTTCTGGGTTCACCGCTGCTTCCCATTGGCTTTGTTGACAGTTTGGCTCCCACCTTTGCTGTATGCATCACTTCCCGCCTTTGGATGGAATAATTGGGTGGAACCCAATCCCAACAAGCGCTCCGACTCAAACGAGACGTTTTTGAGATCAACCACGTCTCAAAACTCCACCAAGGAGGATGAGGCTTGCTCCTACAAACAGGTTTTTCCCAAGGCTTTCATTTATTTGGAAGTGTGCGGACTGGTGCTTCCGGCAATGCTGTCCATTGTAGCCATGATGGGGCGAGTGTTGTGGATCGCGCGCAAACAGCTGCAGACCATCTGTAAGCTTCACCGTGCTGTGGACCGTCTCCAGCAGCCTTCGGATCATGAGCAGCAGCTTAACCTGCGCTATGCCAAATGCGTGGCCGCTGTGTCCCTCACCTTCCTGGTCTGCTGGGTGCCATACATCATCTACCAGCTCATGTCCGTGACGGCGCTGCAGACCGGGGTGAGCTTGCAGAGTTCTTATCTGTACATCATCATGTCCTGTACGGGAATCGGGAGCATGGCCATCATTCCGCTCATACTGGGACTGGCCAACAAGCAGTACACTGAACCCATCAGCAGGCTGATGCTTAAACTGAGAAACCGCTGGAGAGGAGGACAGAATAACAGAGATGTTATTGAACAGGATGTTTGA